In Novipirellula caenicola, a single genomic region encodes these proteins:
- a CDS encoding histidinol-phosphatase encodes MASENTHNGNRRVVTERILFESHSHTPLCMHADGMPTEYAEAAWQRGLRGINVTCHNPMPNGFSAHVRMREDQFDEYVSLVETTRNEWAGRIDVRLGLEADYFEGHEAYVEKQLRSADFQFVLGSVHPQIGEFRERYWNNDPLEFQRTYFRLLAQSAETGLFDSLAHPDLVKNVTADAWDLDLIIDDIRAALDRIAATGVGMELNTSGVNKTISQMNPCPEMLVEMRQRNIPVTIGADAHQPERVADGYETAMELLQQCGYENISLFEARKRYEVPITDVLASLQSAECKTS; translated from the coding sequence ATGGCGTCCGAGAACACCCACAATGGAAATCGACGAGTCGTGACAGAGCGAATTTTATTCGAATCCCACTCCCACACCCCTTTATGCATGCACGCCGACGGCATGCCGACGGAGTACGCCGAAGCAGCCTGGCAGCGTGGTTTGCGAGGGATCAACGTGACCTGCCACAACCCGATGCCCAATGGTTTTTCGGCGCATGTCCGGATGCGTGAAGACCAATTCGACGAATACGTTTCGCTAGTCGAAACCACGCGAAACGAGTGGGCGGGACGCATCGACGTCCGGCTCGGATTGGAAGCCGATTACTTCGAAGGCCACGAGGCTTACGTCGAAAAACAGCTTCGCTCGGCCGATTTCCAATTTGTGCTCGGCTCGGTCCACCCGCAGATCGGCGAGTTCCGCGAGCGCTACTGGAACAACGATCCGCTAGAATTCCAACGCACCTACTTTCGGCTGCTCGCCCAATCCGCCGAAACCGGGCTGTTTGACTCGTTGGCTCATCCCGATTTGGTCAAAAACGTGACCGCCGACGCGTGGGACTTAGACCTGATCATCGACGATATCCGAGCCGCACTGGATCGCATCGCGGCAACCGGGGTGGGGATGGAACTGAACACATCGGGGGTCAACAAGACCATCTCGCAAATGAATCCATGCCCCGAGATGTTGGTGGAAATGCGTCAGCGGAATATTCCGGTGACGATCGGCGCCGATGCTCACCAGCCTGAACGGGTGGCCGATGGCTACGAGACCGCGATGGAACTGCTGCAGCAGTGTGGTTACGAGAACATCAGTCTGTTCGAAGCCCGCAAACGCTACGAGGTTCCGATCACCGATGTACTGGCCAGCCTACAGTCGGCCGAGTGCAAGACGTCGTAG